The genomic window TTACATCAGGTCAATGACCCTAACAGTCCACAGAAGCATCAGTGACGCCTGAGCAGAACGGCCACACCTCACCTGAGCCCTCTTATTGGTACCTGCTGACGTGTTCTCAGACAGGTTAACTCTTTAATGACCACAGGTTACATTCACATTGAAACCAGGGGGGCATTGACAACTTCACGCCATTGTCATGTGACTAATTAGCTGACTGGTCACTTATTTTCTTGGTTGACGTTAGCTTTGCATTTTTACTCGTACTAGGTACTGACTCCATCTGAACTTCCTTAGCAACTAAAATGTTCTGCCTGAAGCCAGCATCCACGAAGCAAGTCCTGCTTCTAGAAAGTATTACAGTAGTCAATCATTGAGGAGGCAACAACCACAGAAGTCCAAGGGAATGTCTTCTTAGGATGAGTCAGACGACATTGTGACGACTTCCTCCTGCCCTCTACTAGTTGTCACAGACAACTGTCACACTGGGTTACTATAGAGATCCAAAAAGCTGTCAGACCAGGAACAGGTCTGGGACCAAACCAGCATCCAACCATCCTCCAGCTAAAATGGATTTTCTGCATCATAAATGTACCAATCAGCTGATTTACTCCTTATGAACTTCTCAGCCGAACCAGGACTGTTGGGTCATCGAGTCTGGTCCACGTTTCTGTCAGCTGTTGCTTTTTtagtggttgttgtttttttagtggTTGTTTACTTGGAGTGTTTTCTGTCAGTGCTTGTTTACTTGGGGTGGCTCCTTCTGTGGTGGTCTGGGCACCTGAGGCAACTCAGGTAAAGGGCAGGTAAAGACCATGATGCATCTGGTTGTGGTCAAGGTTCTGTTGGTCAGAATTAGGACATCATCACTTGATTGATAGCAACTTCTCTGATTGGTTTCATTCATGtgtttgaaacacaaacatttcatcACTGATGACGTCATCTGGTTGACCTCATTCTGCACTGGGCGGATCATACCGTTAGCctggtgatgtcactgaacTCATCATTTAGTGTGGGAGTCGTGCACAAACCTTATGGTCTGacgagaaataaataaatatatttgagaAGATGAGTTCTGAATGTCGACGGGTCCATAGGTCCACCACACTGGActggtggtcatgtgactggttGGACCGCCGCTGTCAGACAGTTTGCCCTCCGTTGGCAGCAGGAGTCAAAATCGTCCATGATTGGCTGCAGACGTCTGTCCTCCATGGGGTTGGACATGTTCACGCAATGAGTCAAAGCGCTGTGCTTTGACGTGTGGAGAAGCTGGGAGGACATGACGGGAGGGCGGGACTTGCCTGTCAGAAGGTGGGCGGGACTTTACAGTAACATCACACCGCTTCATATTTACATCACTGGCGGGGCACGGCTCTTCTCTCTGACTAGTTGAACATGATGGACTCTGGGTCCTGGTTCATCATCTGAGCCATGTGACGCAGGACATCCTTCTTGGTGATGATGCCCAGGAGACGtctgaacaaacacagacaaggaCAAAGGTCAAGCCAGTTCAGACAGGCAGCCCATGAGATCTTTGAGGGTCTCTAAACCTCCTTACCCACTCCTGGTGACCAGGCACTGGCGAAGACCCAGCTTGCGGAAGATGTCCACCACTGTCTCCATGGGCGTGTGGTCGGTGACGGTGAAGGGGCTGAGGTTAAGGATCCGCCGCAGCTTCAATGGCTGAGGGTTGCTGGCCGGCAGTTGTGGCGCGTCTTCAGTGAAGTAGACCACTGAGCTGCTCACCACGCCGTCCTGCTTCTGGCGCGCGTTTTCTGTAGGCGGAGGTGTCAACTACAACATGACTCGCCCtggacaggaaagaaaaaacacttaCGCTAACTTACTGATGGCCAGGGTGAGGTCCCGGCGCTGAACGAAGCCAATCAGCCGCTCTGACTCCCTGGAAACCACCACCGGGAAGCCGTTGTAATCGGTGTCCTTGATGAGTGCCTCCACGTCCTCCACAGTGGTGGCGTCCTGGGTGAGGACAGCCAGAGGGGGGTCATTCCTACGTGGCCGCATCACATCAGTGGCAAGGGTGCGGTGGGTGAACTCGTCCCTGACGTCCAGGTAGGGGTAACCGTTGAGCTGGATGTGAGACTCATAGATGCCCTCCTTCCCGAAGGCGTCCGCCACCCACTTGCTGGTGACGGCGGCGGCCATCAGGGGGACGATGTACTCCAAACCGCCGGTGAGCTCGAACATGATGACCACCAAGGAGACAGTCATTCTGGTCACCCCCCCTGAATATTTATGTACAAGACATTAAATTTTCCATTGGTCACAAAAAACTGATCAACCcaacaacaactttaaaaagGTTTGTAGCTGCTAGCTAACAGCTGCTGGTTGTTAGCTAGCGGGGCTTTAATGTCGAATTTGCTCAGTCGATCTTTTTACCCACCCAAACACGCAGCTGCTCCCACCATGGCGTAGAGTCCAGGTGTGACACAGTCAGCGCCAGGCCGGCACCAGTTCTTGAAGATGATCCAGTCGTGGTGGTGGTACGCCATCTGTTCCACGGCAATCCCAACGATCCGACCGGCGATGGCTCCGACTGCCATGCTGGGAATGAAGAGACCGGACGGGATCTGGAGAGGAAACGGACCCGCTTAAGAGGAAGGccaaacattttgttcactgtgTTGGTACAGTCGGGTCCTGAAGTCTGGATGATAATCAATCCTGACCGATGCTTCCTTACACTGACCTTCATGCCAAaggtgaagatggtgatgacgaTCTTGAAGACGAGAGCAAGGGCGAGCTGCCACAGGGCGTTGTAGACGCCGGGTCCCGCCGGGCGGTCTGGGATGTCGTCCACCGGCCGGCTCATATTTGAGTTGTTGATGTAGTCACAGAGCTGTGACGACTCCAGGGCGCCGCAGTCGTTGAAGAGCTCCGAGATCAGCTCGCTGGTGCTGCGGCGGGTGTACGGGTTGGGATACGCCAGCACCGCGGTGATACCCGTCACAGCGATGACCTCCAGGACCGGATACCTCCCCAGCTGGGTGGTCTTCCTCCGCCGGCACCATGCAATGTTGGCACGAATAAAGAGCGTTCCCCAGAGACCGCCGAAAACACCCAGAAGGATGAAGGGGACTAACTCAGCCATGTACCACGGCGTGTGGTACTCCACgtagaacagaaccagacggcTGTTGCCAAACGGGTTGATGGAGCGCAGGGTGAACGCAGCAACCAGGGCGGCGAAGAACGAACGCCACAGCGTCTTCAGAGGGAAGTAGTAGCTGACCTGTAGAACAAACAAGACCACGTGACGCGGACGTagacaggaaggacagaaaACAGGACGGACATCTTGAAAATTGACTGGACTTCCTCCAAAAAAACACTAAATGAGGAAGACTCTtcagagaaggagggaggaggagcagcggtATTAGATCATACAGACAACCCAGGAGCTCAAAGATGATGCTGGACTTTGAACAAACCTCCTCCAGGCTGAACAGGACTCCTCCAATAGGGGCACCAAAGGCAACCGACACCcctgctgccgctgccgctgacAGAACctgaaaggtcagaggtcagtcatGAAACGTCATCATGTGGGGAAACAAGTGTTTATCAACTTCACAGGCGCTAAAAGTGGTACCAGATGTGTTTTAGGTCCCAGATGTAACTATTCCACAGGGGCTGCTCAGGTGTGTGATTGCCCTCTCACCTCTCTGCGCTTGCCTTCATTCTTGCTGTACTTGGAGAAGAGGCTACAGAAGAGGTTTCCACAGCAACAGGCCACATGGACCAGAGGCCCCTCCTTCCCCAGACTGAGACCTGATGACACCGCCAGAACCAGGGTGACCGTCTTGATAAGCAGGGTCCATTTCCCCAGGTAGCCCCGAATGATGAAGCCACTGAGGATGGTCTTGATCTGAAcagagtaatcagattactttgtgCTGACGCCTTCGTGCAGACCTGCTCCTCAGGTGTTTGGAGGTGGCTCACCTCGGGAATCCCTGAACCACAGGCGTACGGAGCGAAGACTCGAACCAGCGACACGGCCAGGAAGGAGAAGAGCAGAGCCCAGAGGACGTACAGGAAGTAGTTCAAGACGTACGCACCTCCACCCTGGAGGAAGAGCATCAAACAAACAACCTTTTAGGAAGTCTCCTCGTCCTCTAACTTACCACCTGTGACACAAACAGCAAGCTTCATGACCGTCacaactgatgacatcacacatcagAATGGTTCAGGTGTGAGGGGCGGAGACTTCAGGTTCTGATGAACCATCAGTGGAACCAAACCCTTTAATATCCCAACTGGATCACAATCACATACAATCAAACCAGGTTGTCACTGAAGGTCTGTCTAACCTGGGCGTGGCCGGTCATCAGCTCCGCCCACTTCTGCCACTGCGGACACTTGTCCCGGTCGTCGAAGGTGGTCTCACTGGACGTCCAGCAGCACTGCTCGTGGCTGTACCAGAAGGTGGAGAGGCACACGCCCTCCTTTAGGTCTGTCATCCAGTCCACCGCCAGGTCGATCACGCCAGCCAGCGTCCCTGAGGAGGTAGCACGGGTCAGCAGGTCCACAAAGAGGTCAGGGTTTGGTGCAGGAGAGTGTCAGTCCATGGGCCGCGGGCTGAGGGGTTTGTCAGAGTGGAACCACCACAAAGTGGAACCGCCCCTCTGCCTGATGGATCTAAGAAGACATCAGGTTGTTTTACCTCCACCTGGTTACCATGACGATTAGAGATGACAGAGAACAGGACCCCTGATCCAACCCTGTTGTCTCCAGAAGAGTCGTCATTATAACCAGGTGGGGGTCCAAAATTCCAGTTTTAACATTTCAACTTAAGCGTAAAACAACCCGACGTCCTCTTAGATCCAACAGGAAGGGGGCGGTCCCACTCCACGAACCCTTCAGCCGGCGGACACGGTCTGCTATCAGGTCCCCCCAACCCAGACTGACCTGACAGGAGTCCGATGAGCAGCATCACCACCCATCCGGACCACGCGTCCAGAAGACTCTTGATCAGCTCCCAGAGGGACTCCTTGCTCTTACTGGTGATCTGATAGATagacaacaacaggaagtgatgtcacaggggaaaaaaaccacattCAGGTGCGGCAGGTCATTTACAAGCCCGGGGGGGGGGAAAGGACTCTATGAACCAAGGACCTTGCGGTGGCGGTCCGTGTCCCTGGACTTCTCCCTCAGCCAGTCGATGGTGTGAAAGTCCTCGTAGGTGCCCACGTCAGGAAACGGCTCGTCCAGGAAGTCCATCAGGTTTCCTGCTCCATTGATTTCCTCTACAGGCGTGGCACCGCTGATTcctgaggggtgggggggcaccaTCCGTTAGTGTCAGGCCAAACCCACCCCTACCCAACCTCTACGGGGCTGAGAGCACCCCCGTCCGACCCCCCCATTATTAGTGTGATTGTTGTTGTCtgataaaaatcaataaatcagtcTGGTTTAAGTTcgggtttcgggttaggtttgaAACAGACTGCAGTGATTTCACCATATcgatcaaccaatcaatcagtcCGAGTGCGAGCGACAGGCGTGAGGGTCCCCGTTTCCCGTTAGCTGCTCTGGACATAACGGTCTGTCAAGGCCAGCTGCTCCGCTAGCATTAGCGTCGCGCCCCCGAGCCGTCTTTTACCTTCACCGGCCTCCATTTCCGTTCCGTTCTCGGTACACGGGCCGGAAGAGGTTCTTCTGGATCACTCACGTAGTTACTGTTGacttcttttattcattttagtgCGTAAACATTTACACGTACGTCAAGGACtacttcccacaatgcaccgcgTACAGTAAGTATCGCGATACTTGGCGAGTTCACGTTGTGGATCAAAGATCGTCTATTCAATTTGACAGATTGAtggattatttttatatattattttatatgttattattatatatttatcagCATTTTCTGAGCAGTTAGCAATTTGCAAAacgataataaaaaaaacaaaataaaacacaccagACGTTTTAAACAGAGGGTCTACAGGGGTCTCCATATTCAGTGAAAAGAATGACTAAATTCAGATATTTATGACAAgactttatatattttatgaaatgaaagtataaaatgttattttgaaaagaacCAGATTCAACTGAATACTTGTCAGACTGACTGAACCATGTGGTTAAATGTTCTGCCAGGTGAAGCGACGCAGGCGTGGAGCTCCACCCCTTCCAACCTGCTGTCTTGTCATTGGTCGATGCTCTTTCATAAACTGTTCCTGGGCAGTCCCTAGGTGACCGGTTGAAGTCCAAAAACTGAAGCAGACACTCCTGCAGCTTGTCTCCTGCCAGATCACTGAAACCTgctgagatggaggagaagaagaaggccGTCCTCTTCAACCTGTGGGGGGTGGTCGTtccctgcagacaggaagtcttcCACCAGCTAGAGGAGCGACATCACCTGCCAGGGTGAGTCCCGGTCTCCACTGCTCTTTACTGTCCTCACCACAGAGAAGGTTTCCATGTCTTAAACCGCCGCTGTTGCTCCTTCCTGTTTCTATTTGAAGCGGTGActggtgtcacatgacctccaggGCATGGTCTGCTGCTGTGCTGAGTGATATTGCATGGTCTGAACATACACAGCGTCTGTATACACTGCTGCCTGCTAATCGCTAATCGGAGTGCTAACGCTTGCGAAACACCAGTAGAACATTGTTATCTCACGTTTAGCCACCTGGCCACGCCCCAAATGACCTTTAGACTGAGCTGCAGGTCCGATGACCTCAGTGTGAAATGAGGAATTAATCCTGCCTCCAATTCACGGTGTGTGATGTTCTTAGTGGTTTCCTGTCCAGCGTGACGTCCCCAGGAGACAGCGCCATGAGCCGGGCGGAGAGAGGGGAGGTGACGCTGTCTCAGGTGAGCCTGTGTCTGGGGTGGAATGCTCACAAGTCCCGCCTCGGTTGGTTCTCACCCTCACCTTTGTTTCCTGTGTGCAGATGATCCCAGCATTCCAGGAGGAGTGTGTGAAGGAGGCCCAGGTAAGGGGTGTGGCCctgccctctgattggtcagtcacAAGCCTGATGGACGAGCTCAGAGAGGCGATGATCAACGTCCACCCAGCTGTGATGAAGACTGTCAACAGCCTGCGTCACAGTGGTGGGTCAGAATGCATGGGTCCCCTCAGACCCCATCAGACCTGAGGAGACCCCTCTTCATCAGTTTCTTACTTTCTTTAAAGGTATCTGGGTCTCTCCATCCAATCAGGGTTGCTGACCGCGGTCCTGGCTAATCACTGGATAGATGACAGCGCGAGTGGAACTTGTGGTACGGCTCACATTCTATCTGTCCTGGGAAACCACTTTGACCTGGTCCTCCAGTCCTGTCGCTCAGGACACAAAGTCCCAGAGTCCTCTCTGTTCAACTCTGCTCTTCAGCACCTGGGGGTGACATCACAACAGGTGAGTGCAGGTAACACACAGGTGGCTGTAGGTAACAGACAGGTGGCTGTAGGTAACCCAGTTTTGATCTTTTTTCAGGCTCTCTGGTTGGATGCTGATGAGGAGGGTGTGAAGGAGGCAGAAGGGGTGGGGATGAAGGCCATCCTGGTGGAGGATGTGGGCAGAGCTCTGACCAAGCTGAGCAGCTTTACTGGAGTCCAGGTGTGAGCAACTGGAGGAGGTACCTGACTGTACAGGAGTAAAGAGGAACTAactttcttgtgtgtgtgtgtgtatgtgtgtgtgtgtatgtgtgtgtgtgtgtgtgcgcgcatgtgcgtgtgtgtgttaggctGTTGGAGCAGACAGTCCTCCCCCCTCCTGCCGCCCTGATGAAGTCTCCCATGGATACGTCTCCATCAGGGTAAGAATCAGAGTCACATGACCCACCTGGAACAGGACTGACAatgatacgtgtgtgtgtgtgtgtgtgtgtgtgtgtgtgtgtgtgtgtgtatgtgtacatgcTCCAGCCCGGTGTGAGGACTCACTATGTGGACATGGGCTCAGGTCCACCGGTTCTGCTGTGTCATGGGTTCCCTGAGAGCTGGTTCTCCTGGAGGTACCAGGTAACTCCTCGTGGGTCCAGAGTTCTCGCCCACATATTTTTAACTCTTCATGGCTCTGATAGGTGCAGTGGCAAGTGAATACTGCCATATAATATGGGGGGGTCTACCTTCCTGCAGGGTCCAGTGAAACCCTGATTTCTACCAGAACCCCTGAAGCAACGTTAATGATTAAGGTTCTGTCTCTGGCAGGTACCTGCGTTGGCAGCTGCAGGGTTCCGGGTCCTGGCGCTGGACATGAAGGGCTATGGAGAGTCCACAGCGCCCCCAGGTGGGTGAACACATGAAGGACTCCCATGATGTCATCGCAACTTGAAATCATGTTCAGGTGCAGGTTGTTTGGCTGAGCTGAAGGTTCTGTCTGATTCTTGTCCACCACAGATATCGAGGAATATTCTGCAGAGCAGCTCTGTAAGGTGAGAGTTGACAACACATACCCGTGTGGACGGTGACACCTGAGGCTCCACCTTCATTCAGCCTCTTTAATCTGATTCGTCGCCCCAGTTGATGTCATCAACCGtatttcattaaataaacagctgtttctgtttcaggaTCTGATCACATTCATGGACAAGATGGTGAGTCGTTGTCCATGACATAGTCTGACCTCTGTACGCCTCATTACATGGTAAAAATAAACCTGCAGGAACAGACTCAGGTAAAAGTAAACCTGCAGTAATGAGTCAGGTAAAAGTAAACCCTTAGGAACAGACAAAGGTAAAAGTAAACCTGCAGGAACGCTTCAAGTAAAAGTAAACTCTTCACAACAGACTTGAGTAAAAGGAAACCCTTACAAACAGCCATCTGAACATCAGTTGATGATCTTTCCAGATGTTACCCCGGGTCACACTGGTGGGTCACGACTGGGGCGGCTTCCTGGTGTGGACCATGGCTCAGGCGTATCCAGAGAGAGTCAGGTGATCACACGTTCTGACTCGTTGACTCGCTCCTGGAAGTAAATCCTGGGTTAACTGTGCCCTTCCCTGTGCCTGAAGAGCCGTAGCATCGCTCAACACGCCCCTGTTCAGGGCCAATCCGGGGGTTTCTGCTGCACAGATGCTCCAGAACGTTCCCGTGTTCGACTACCAGAACTATTTCCAGAAGCCTGTGAGTCCGCATAAAGCATGCTAATATGCTAACACTTAAGACCCATGTACATGACACATGCTGGCTAGCTTAGCATACTGACGGAACAGATGGCTAGATCAGCTAGGAAATGTTTCTGTGTGCTATAGGGGGTGGCCGAGGCCGAGCTGCAGAAAGACCTGGACAGAACCTTTAAGATCTTCTTTTTCAGCAGCGATGAAGgagtgaggacacacacacacacacacacacacacacacacacacatagacgcACACAAACCCTGGACCAACTGTTTGATGTGTCCCCCCAGGGGAAGCGTCCTCTTCTGAAGACGTCAGGAGTCTGTGCTCGAGGTGAGACCGGGACAGGACCGCCTCCTCAGGTTCGGAGCAccagctgatgtgtgtgtgttccaggagGTCTGTTTGTGGGCCTGCCAGAGGAGGTTCCCCGGAGCGCCATCCTGACGGAGACGGCCCTGCAGTACTACGTCAGCCAGTTCAAAGGCCAAGGTTTCAGGTCCGATTCAGCTCCTTATGTTGCTACCCTTGTCAATAAGTTCTGTCACAAAAGTCGCTCTAGACCAGGTTCTGGACCTGTCAGATGTTACAGGTCGATGGAAGAACAGGATGTGTCCCAGTTTGATCAGAACAGTGTTCTTGAATATAACCCATGGTGCTGTCTCTGTTCCGCAGGAGGCCATTGAACTGGTACCGGAACGGCGAGGCCAACCTGACCTGGAGAAGCTCTTTCCACAGCAGGAAGGTGGGTTCCAGCATCACCACAAGCTGGCCTAGGTGGTTCTGATCTGGTTCATGGATTCCCTGTTTTTTTATCAGCTGCTCATGCCTGCACTGATGGTCACTGCTGGTAAAGACCCAGTTCTACTGCCGTCCTTCTCCAAGGGGATGGAGGACTTGGTGAGACAAAGAACCACGGGCATGTCCATCATTCGTTACTGATTGGTAACTAGCTGATGGATCATTTATTAATTCCAGATCCCAAACCTGACCAGAAGACACATCGAGGAGTGTGGACACTGGACCCAGATGGAAAGACCCACTGAAACCAATAGCATCCTGGTCACCTGGCTCCAGGAAGTACACCGGAGGGAGCAGCACCCGACCGATGCCCCCAGACTGTGAGGGAGGAAAAGGGAGGAGGACCGCTGATCAAACAAGCCTTCTTGTCATTTCTGCTCTTTAATGAATAAAGTTGAACCTCTcgcaaataaaagaaaaatatttgtttcatttcaatttaacaaAAATTTTAGACAAACCTGAAACTTGACCTGCCTGGAATCTGACCAATCATCTGTGTGAACAGCGACCTCAGCTGAACGGAGGTCTGAACTGGCAGCAGTGGGAAAGATGAAGGTGCAAAGCTCCACAGGTAGGTCCAACTTGACCATGACTCAGCAGTATCTCCACACACTGGAAAAAGCTCCAGGTGGAGAAGAGCTGGACATCAGTGAAGCTCGGACAAGCCCGCGTGGCTTGGACACCAATGTGCCTTAAACGTGCTAACGTGGCACCGGACAAAAACTCATAGGGTgatcaataaaacattcaacTCTAAGAAATGAACGTCAGAGGAATACTTGTctttaataaagaaacaaacaacactTGTTTACAGACAGCAAACATACAGACCACAACGGGCACAGAGTCATGGAAACACGTCAGTTGTTCAAAAGCTAGAATGCTTCTCACGCAGTGGCTGATGTTATGAATGTTTAAACCACATCCAGTTCCTCAAATTCCTGCGGCTGACATTCACCGGTGGCTCCTGGCAGGTTAGTCCAAGTGGACGTTGGTTCATTTCTTATTTCCTTCGGACGCTCTCGCcaacacatttgtgtttcttaAGGTTGGCAAGCCGCGTGAAGCTTTTATCACAAACGTCACAGCTAAAGGgtttctcccctgtgtggacaATCAGGTGTCTTTTCAGAGTCCTCCTCTCTCCAAAAACTTTCCCACACTCGGGACAACTGAATGGTTTCTCTCCACTGTGGATGGCCAGGTGTCTCTTCAGAGTCCTCCTCTCTCCGAATCGGTTACCACAGATTGAACAGCTGAACGGTTTGACACCCGTGTGAACATTCAGGTGTCTCTTCAGAGTTCTCCTTGCACCAAACACCTTACTACAAACAGAGCACCTGAATGGTTTGTCTCCAGAATGAACGTTCAGGTGTCGCTTCAGCGTTCCGCTATCGCGGAAGCCTTTGCCACAGATGGTGCAGCTGAAAGGTTTTTCCCCGGTGTGAGTCCTCAGGTGTTTGGACAAGTTGTGCCGGAGGCTGAAGGAGGCGTGGCAGACAGAGCAGCTGAAAGGTTTCTCCCCGGTGTGGACCCGGAGGTGGGCCGTCAGATTGGAGCGCTGAGCAAATAGTTTGCTGCAATGAGGGCagctgaagggtttctctcccGTGTGGATCCTCATGTGCTGTTCCATCTCCGTCTTGCGGGCGAATCCTTTCCCACACACGGAGCATGTGAAGGGTTTCTCGCC from Antennarius striatus isolate MH-2024 chromosome 24, ASM4005453v1, whole genome shotgun sequence includes these protein-coding regions:
- the clcn4 gene encoding H(+)/Cl(-) exchange transporter 4 — translated: MEAGEGISGATPVEEINGAGNLMDFLDEPFPDVGTYEDFHTIDWLREKSRDTDRHRKITSKSKESLWELIKSLLDAWSGWVVMLLIGLLSGTLAGVIDLAVDWMTDLKEGVCLSTFWYSHEQCCWTSSETTFDDRDKCPQWQKWAELMTGHAQGGGAYVLNYFLYVLWALLFSFLAVSLVRVFAPYACGSGIPEIKTILSGFIIRGYLGKWTLLIKTVTLVLAVSSGLSLGKEGPLVHVACCCGNLFCSLFSKYSKNEGKRREVLSAAAAAGVSVAFGAPIGGVLFSLEEVSYYFPLKTLWRSFFAALVAAFTLRSINPFGNSRLVLFYVEYHTPWYMAELVPFILLGVFGGLWGTLFIRANIAWCRRRKTTQLGRYPVLEVIAVTGITAVLAYPNPYTRRSTSELISELFNDCGALESSQLCDYINNSNMSRPVDDIPDRPAGPGVYNALWQLALALVFKIVITIFTFGMKIPSGLFIPSMAVGAIAGRIVGIAVEQMAYHHHDWIIFKNWCRPGADCVTPGLYAMVGAAACLGGVTRMTVSLVVIMFELTGGLEYIVPLMAAAVTSKWVADAFGKEGIYESHIQLNGYPYLDVRDEFTHRTLATDVMRPRRNDPPLAVLTQDATTVEDVEALIKDTDYNGFPVVVSRESERLIGFVQRRDLTLAIKNARQKQDGVVSSSVVYFTEDAPQLPASNPQPLKLRRILNLSPFTVTDHTPMETVVDIFRKLGLRQCLVTRSGRLLGIITKKDVLRHMAQMMNQDPESIMFN
- the ephx2 gene encoding bifunctional epoxide hydrolase 2 yields the protein MEEKKKAVLFNLWGVVVPCRQEVFHQLEERHHLPGGFLSSVTSPGDSAMSRAERGEVTLSQMIPAFQEECVKEAQVRGVALPSDWSVTSLMDELREAMINVHPAVMKTVNSLRHSGLLTAVLANHWIDDSASGTCGTAHILSVLGNHFDLVLQSCRSGHKVPESSLFNSALQHLGVTSQQALWLDADEEGVKEAEGVGMKAILVEDVGRALTKLSSFTGVQAVGADSPPPSCRPDEVSHGYVSIRPGVRTHYVDMGSGPPVLLCHGFPESWFSWRYQVPALAAAGFRVLALDMKGYGESTAPPDIEEYSAEQLCKDLITFMDKMMLPRVTLVGHDWGGFLVWTMAQAYPERVRAVASLNTPLFRANPGVSAAQMLQNVPVFDYQNYFQKPGVAEAELQKDLDRTFKIFFFSSDEGGKRPLLKTSGVCARGGLFVGLPEEVPRSAILTETALQYYVSQFKGQGFRRPLNWYRNGEANLTWRSSFHSRKLLMPALMVTAGKDPVLLPSFSKGMEDLIPNLTRRHIEECGHWTQMERPTETNSILVTWLQEVHRREQHPTDAPRL